Proteins encoded together in one Catellatospora citrea window:
- a CDS encoding alanine racemase → MNTATAALDPVFGAVNLAALSYNAHDLARRANGVPIRIASKSVRCRGVLDAVLALPGYHGVLAYTLAEALWLAETIDDVVVGYPSADRAAIARLAASPELARRVTIMVDSVDHLDLVDAVVAPNARAEIRVAVELDSSFKSRLLGHIGVWRSPVHGPEQARALAEAIVARRGFRLVGMMGYEAQVAGLGNAPKGSPVRGALVRALQRSSMAELLERRGAAVAAVSALAPLEFVNGGGTGSLEVTGADASVTEVAAGSGLFGPHLFDNYAHFTPAPAAAFALPVVRRPAPDRVTLLGGGWIASGPPGVDRLPQIVWPAGLKMVPREMAGEVQTPVTGEPATRLRLGDRVWLRHTKAGELSEHVNELHLIDGNAVAGALPTYRGEGKAFL, encoded by the coding sequence ATGAACACGGCGACCGCGGCGCTGGATCCGGTGTTCGGCGCGGTGAACCTGGCCGCGCTGTCGTACAACGCGCACGACCTGGCCCGCCGCGCGAACGGTGTGCCGATCCGCATCGCCAGCAAGTCGGTGCGCTGCCGCGGGGTGCTCGACGCGGTGCTGGCGCTGCCCGGTTACCACGGCGTGCTGGCGTACACCCTGGCCGAGGCGCTGTGGCTGGCCGAGACGATCGACGACGTGGTCGTCGGTTACCCCAGCGCCGACCGGGCGGCCATCGCGCGGCTGGCCGCCTCGCCCGAGCTGGCCCGCCGGGTCACCATCATGGTCGACTCCGTGGACCACCTGGACCTGGTGGACGCCGTCGTCGCGCCGAATGCGCGGGCGGAGATCCGGGTCGCCGTCGAGCTGGACTCGTCGTTCAAGTCGCGGCTGCTCGGCCACATCGGGGTCTGGCGCTCGCCGGTGCACGGGCCCGAGCAGGCCCGCGCGCTGGCCGAGGCGATCGTCGCCCGGCGCGGCTTCCGGCTGGTCGGCATGATGGGGTACGAAGCCCAGGTCGCCGGCCTGGGCAACGCCCCGAAGGGCAGCCCGGTGCGGGGCGCGCTGGTGCGCGCGTTGCAGCGCTCGTCCATGGCCGAGCTGCTGGAACGGCGCGGCGCGGCCGTCGCGGCGGTGTCCGCGCTGGCCCCGCTGGAGTTCGTCAACGGCGGCGGCACCGGCAGCCTGGAGGTCACCGGCGCGGACGCCTCGGTGACCGAGGTGGCGGCCGGTTCGGGGCTGTTCGGGCCGCACCTGTTCGACAATTACGCCCACTTCACCCCCGCGCCTGCGGCCGCGTTCGCGCTGCCGGTGGTGCGCCGCCCCGCCCCGGACCGGGTCACCCTGCTCGGCGGCGGCTGGATCGCGTCCGGCCCGCCGGGCGTGGACCGGCTCCCGCAGATCGTCTGGCCGGCCGGGCTGAAGATGGTGCCCCGCGAGATGGCCGGCGAGGTGCAGACCCCGGTGACGGGGGAGCCCGCGACCCGGCTGCGTCTGGGCGACCGCGTCTGGCTGCGGCACACCAAGGCGGGCGAGCTGTCCGAGCACGTCAACGAGCTTCACCTGATCGACGGAAACGCGGTGGCCGGGGCCCTGCCCACGTACCGTGGCGAAGGAAAGGCATTCCTGTGA
- a CDS encoding D-arabinono-1,4-lactone oxidase encodes MSSSTVWRNWSRIESVTPARVAYPSSPDEVVQAIAAARADGLRVKPIGAGHSFTGIAVAPGVQLDLRNLQGVLAVDEQRHRVKLAAGTHLYRLPELLKPYGLALQNMGDIDAQTIAGATSTGTHGTGHAFGGLATQIVALTLATADGRVLEISENSNPELLDAARLGLGALGVLLDITVQCVPAFQLQAIEKPEPLAEVLAQWEQRALGADHFEFYWFPHTQTALTKTNTRLPMDAPRKPLGGFQRWMDDDFMSNTVFNWVCHVGKAAPALTPPINRLAQRLTNNREFTDVSTSVFTTKREVRFREMEYALPREEVPDVLRALDRLITQNGWRISFPVEVRVAAPDDIWLSTAHGRESGYVAIHRFFKEDPHTYFRLAEQIFRAHGGRPHWGKMHYQDASTLAPTYPRFGDFLAVRDKLDPERVFANDYLDRVLGA; translated from the coding sequence GTGAGCAGCAGCACCGTGTGGCGGAACTGGAGCCGGATCGAGAGCGTGACTCCGGCGCGGGTGGCGTATCCGAGCAGCCCCGACGAGGTGGTGCAGGCGATCGCCGCCGCGCGCGCCGATGGGCTGCGGGTCAAGCCGATCGGCGCGGGCCACAGCTTCACCGGCATCGCCGTCGCCCCGGGCGTGCAGCTCGACCTGCGCAACCTGCAGGGCGTGCTGGCCGTCGACGAGCAGCGCCACCGGGTGAAGCTCGCCGCGGGCACGCACCTCTACCGCCTGCCCGAGCTGCTGAAGCCGTACGGCCTGGCGCTGCAGAACATGGGCGACATCGACGCGCAGACCATCGCGGGCGCGACCTCGACCGGCACGCACGGAACCGGGCACGCGTTCGGCGGCCTGGCCACGCAGATCGTCGCGCTGACCCTGGCCACCGCCGACGGTCGGGTGCTGGAGATCTCCGAGAACAGCAACCCGGAACTGCTCGACGCGGCCCGCCTGGGGCTGGGCGCGCTCGGGGTGCTGCTCGACATCACCGTGCAGTGCGTGCCCGCGTTCCAGCTCCAGGCGATCGAGAAGCCGGAGCCGCTGGCCGAGGTGCTGGCGCAGTGGGAGCAGCGGGCGCTGGGCGCGGACCACTTCGAGTTCTACTGGTTCCCGCACACGCAGACCGCGCTCACCAAGACCAACACCCGGCTGCCGATGGACGCCCCGCGCAAGCCGCTGGGCGGCTTCCAGCGCTGGATGGACGACGACTTCATGTCGAACACCGTCTTCAATTGGGTGTGCCACGTCGGCAAGGCCGCGCCCGCGCTGACCCCGCCGATCAACCGGCTGGCCCAGCGGCTCACCAACAACCGGGAGTTCACCGACGTGTCGACGTCGGTCTTCACCACCAAGCGCGAGGTGCGCTTCCGGGAGATGGAGTACGCCCTGCCGCGCGAGGAGGTGCCCGACGTGCTGCGCGCGCTGGACCGCCTGATCACGCAGAACGGCTGGCGCATCTCGTTCCCGGTCGAGGTGCGGGTCGCCGCGCCGGACGACATCTGGCTGTCCACCGCGCACGGGCGCGAGAGCGGGTACGTGGCGATCCACCGGTTCTTCAAGGAGGACCCGCACACCTACTTCCGCCTCGCCGAGCAGATCTTCCGCGCGCACGGCGGCCGTCCGCACTGGGGCAAGATGCACTACCAGGATGCGAGCACGCTCGCGCCGACGTACCCCCGGTTCGGCGACTTCCTCGCGGTGCGCGACAAGCTCGACCCCGAGCGCGTCTTCGCCAACGACTACCTGGACCGGGTGCTGGGCGCGTGA
- a CDS encoding GH1 family beta-glucosidase: MDPAIPRDFQLGVATAAYQIEGAVTEGGRGVSVWDTFCAQPGRVLGGDTGAVACDHYHRYEQDLDLVRELGADAYRFSIAWPRIQPDGTGPANPDGLAFYDRLVDAMLARGIEPVATLFHWDTPQALEDAGGWLSRDTAERFGEYAALVGARLGDRVGKWITINEPHSVTLAGYATGAHAPGHALLFDALPAAHHQLLGHGLAVQALRAAGVAGQIGITNVHTPVAPASDRPEDQLAAALYDLIANRFFEDPVLLGRYPQAPEPFTELFAAFAEVPAADLAVISSPLDFYGVNYYYPSRVGMADPDAATDHTPEGDFARVGELPFAFAEIEGVPRTGFGWPVSPAGLGDTLDELSERYGDRLPPVYITEGGASFPDEVAPDGSVPDPQRVDYLREHLAVALRKRADGIDLRGYFVWSLLDNFEWAAGYSQRFGLVHVDYPTQRRTPKESFHWLARRLRERG, translated from the coding sequence ATGGACCCGGCGATCCCCAGGGACTTCCAGCTCGGTGTGGCCACGGCGGCGTACCAGATCGAGGGCGCCGTCACCGAGGGCGGGCGCGGGGTGTCGGTGTGGGACACCTTCTGCGCCCAGCCCGGCCGGGTGCTCGGCGGCGACACCGGGGCGGTCGCCTGCGACCACTACCACCGCTACGAGCAGGACCTCGACCTGGTACGCGAGCTCGGCGCCGACGCGTACCGCTTCTCCATCGCGTGGCCGCGCATCCAGCCGGACGGCACCGGACCGGCCAACCCGGACGGTCTGGCGTTCTACGACCGGCTCGTCGACGCGATGCTGGCCCGCGGCATCGAGCCGGTGGCCACCCTGTTCCACTGGGACACCCCGCAGGCCCTGGAGGACGCGGGCGGCTGGCTGTCGCGCGACACCGCCGAGCGCTTCGGCGAGTACGCCGCCCTGGTGGGCGCGCGCCTCGGCGACCGGGTCGGCAAGTGGATCACCATCAACGAGCCGCACTCGGTGACCCTGGCCGGCTACGCCACCGGCGCGCACGCCCCGGGCCACGCGCTGCTGTTCGACGCGCTGCCCGCGGCACATCACCAACTGCTCGGCCACGGCCTGGCGGTGCAGGCACTGCGCGCCGCCGGGGTGGCCGGGCAGATCGGCATCACCAACGTGCACACGCCCGTGGCGCCCGCCTCGGACCGCCCCGAGGACCAGCTCGCCGCCGCCCTCTACGACCTCATCGCCAACCGGTTCTTCGAGGACCCGGTGCTGCTCGGCCGGTATCCGCAGGCCCCGGAGCCGTTCACGGAACTGTTCGCGGCGTTCGCCGAGGTGCCCGCCGCGGACCTCGCCGTGATCAGCTCGCCGCTGGACTTCTACGGCGTCAACTACTACTACCCGAGCCGGGTCGGCATGGCGGACCCGGACGCGGCCACCGACCACACGCCCGAGGGCGACTTCGCGCGGGTCGGCGAGCTGCCGTTCGCCTTCGCGGAGATCGAGGGCGTGCCGCGGACCGGCTTCGGCTGGCCGGTCAGCCCGGCCGGGCTCGGCGACACCCTCGACGAACTGTCCGAACGCTACGGTGACCGGCTGCCGCCGGTGTACATCACCGAGGGCGGGGCCAGCTTCCCCGACGAGGTCGCCCCGGACGGCTCGGTGCCCGACCCGCAACGGGTGGACTACCTGCGCGAGCACCTGGCCGTGGCGCTGCGCAAGCGGGCGGACGGGATCGACCTGCGCGGCTACTTCGTGTGGAGCCTGCTCGACAACTTCGAGTGGGCCGCCGGATACAGCCAGCGCTTCGGGTTGGTGCACGTCGACTACCCGACGCAGCGGCGTACGCCCAAGGAGTCCTTCCACTGGCTCGCGCGGCGGCTGCGCGAGCGCGGCTAG
- a CDS encoding PLD nuclease N-terminal domain-containing protein: MGRLWMFIFLAELVLTVAALISCLSAEEHRLNALPRWGWVVIILLFSPIGAIAWFVVGRERTPDPKVWRQGSGFPEHQRPRQLAPDDDPEFLRRLAKEQRETAAADRELLSKWEMDLRRREEELRKQDKTDD; encoded by the coding sequence GTGGGACGCCTGTGGATGTTCATCTTCCTCGCCGAGCTCGTGCTGACCGTGGCTGCGCTGATCAGCTGCCTTTCCGCGGAGGAGCACCGCCTCAACGCGCTGCCGCGCTGGGGCTGGGTGGTGATCATCCTGCTGTTCTCGCCGATCGGGGCCATCGCCTGGTTCGTGGTGGGCCGCGAGCGCACGCCCGACCCCAAGGTGTGGCGGCAGGGCAGCGGCTTCCCGGAGCACCAGCGCCCGCGTCAGCTGGCCCCCGACGACGACCCGGAGTTCCTGCGCCGGCTCGCCAAGGAGCAGCGGGAGACCGCGGCCGCCGACCGCGAGCTGCTCAGCAAGTGGGAGATGGACCTGCGCCGCCGCGAAGAGGAGCTGCGCAAGCAGGACAAGACCGACGACTAG
- a CDS encoding DUF202 domain-containing protein, whose protein sequence is MNTTPDHGAQPERTRLAWRRTVLSGTVCALLLFRLAFSRGLDDAGALALALTMLSWLALLLVAQRRIRAMERQHPAGVARTMAAVTVSCVLMGVLGVLLILW, encoded by the coding sequence GTGAACACCACCCCGGACCACGGCGCGCAGCCGGAGCGGACCCGGCTGGCCTGGCGGCGCACCGTGCTGTCGGGCACGGTGTGCGCGCTGCTGCTGTTCCGGCTCGCGTTCAGCCGCGGGCTGGACGACGCCGGGGCGCTGGCCCTCGCCCTGACGATGCTGTCCTGGCTGGCCTTGCTGCTGGTCGCGCAGCGCCGGATCCGGGCCATGGAACGGCAGCATCCGGCCGGGGTCGCCCGGACGATGGCCGCGGTCACCGTCTCCTGTGTCCTGATGGGCGTCCTGGGGGTACTCCTCATCCTCTGGTGA
- a CDS encoding YidH family protein gives MLARVRNWFDPREVHETGQTPDYRFSLANERTFLAWIRTGLAMIGGGLVVAQFLPPMAVPHMTKILGVALILLGVGCALRAVDHWIRCEIAMRNGRPLPPSRFPAVLAIVVALGSLALLGEVFVDWYRSR, from the coding sequence GTGCTGGCTAGAGTGCGCAACTGGTTTGATCCGCGCGAAGTTCATGAAACAGGGCAAACTCCCGACTACCGCTTCTCGCTGGCCAACGAACGCACCTTCCTCGCCTGGATCCGCACCGGCCTCGCCATGATCGGCGGCGGGCTGGTGGTGGCCCAGTTCCTGCCGCCGATGGCCGTGCCGCACATGACGAAGATCCTCGGCGTGGCGCTGATCCTGCTCGGCGTGGGCTGCGCGCTGCGCGCCGTCGACCACTGGATCCGCTGCGAGATCGCCATGCGCAACGGCCGGCCGCTGCCGCCGTCGCGGTTCCCCGCGGTGCTCGCGATCGTGGTCGCGCTGGGCTCGCTGGCCCTGCTGGGCGAGGTCTTCGTCGACTGGTACCGCAGCCGGTGA